Genomic DNA from Phoenix dactylifera cultivar Barhee BC4 unplaced genomic scaffold, palm_55x_up_171113_PBpolish2nd_filt_p 000845F, whole genome shotgun sequence:
TAAATTAAACGACATTAGTGAATCCATTTACCTCATATAAAAAAGTCTAAAATTGTCCCTTGAATGAGGaagagaatatatatattttcttaaatCTTTGGGTGGTATGTTATGTTACATAAAGTTATTTTgccattttaaaaattttttttgacgtAATATTTGGATCTCATTTAAAGATaacagtttgactaatgttctgTTAAGTTATAGGTTTAAAgtgttggataaaaataaatctcaAGAAGGTAAGCATAGATTTTTCATACTACTAAGTGTGTAAATATAATTTACTCCAAATCTCTAGGAGGTTTTGTAATTCACTCTTTAAGTAAGATGGTACTTAGtgaataaataaaatacaaaatgattagaaaaataaattaattttgcaCTCTTTGACAACTAATATACTTCATGTTGGAAGTCTAATTCAAACTTAGATTAAAAGTTTGAAATTTTGTCTTGAGTCATAGAGTAGGAAGAGTAGTAAGGTATAATGGTTGGTGAATTAATGATTCATTTGGCAGAGCTTTGAtgggccaaaagtactttccgatcctccaaagtacttttggatgaaatagaggcatttggtaaaaaaatcgaAAAAACTATTTTAGGCTTGCCAGAAAGCTAAAACAGTTTCTTGGGAGAAGCTCCAAATGAAGCTTCTTCGAAAAAACAATTTTAGCATGCGTCGGAAAGttgttttgatttatattttttttttgagactaAAATAtccatgataaaatattataattacagaaaatatttctttatattACAGAAATCTGCAAGAGTCGcaacaaagaaaacaaaaaacccgaaaattagttcctaaaaatattatataataaaatattaatatataataataattataatattttatacctttattattgtattatactataaatataatattatattacattatatcataatacattgatgtattatgttatataatatcaaattatattatattattatactatagcatacaatattatattactatattgcaataatattatattacattacagtaatattatactatattatatatttatgtattaatatattatattttattatgcttgtTGTATGATACTATGCGATGTCCTTTAAAGTTATTTTGTTataccaaaaatactttttcagtttattaatcaaacacatattaaagttacacaacactttagaaatatagttaccaaacaacaaatagctttttataaaaactctaaTTCAAAaggctctacttccaaaagctctactaccatCAGGTCTGCCAAACGGGCCTAGGTCATCTAGTTTGGATTGTGCAGCGGTTGAAAGGCTGTTCTCAATATGAACCTCTGTTTTGAGCTCTTTGTTAGATAAAGATCAGAACTTAATCTTGGATAAGTAAATACGAAATGAGATACAATTGGTGAAGAGCTTACCATATGAATAGAATGGTACTTGGCTTGGCAGTGTTTAAGTGGAAAGGGAATGGCCCTGTCAGAGTCTATATAAAAGTGAGTTCAGTAGTATAGATTTATAGAGTATTTAGtagtaaaataatatattattttgtgtGGTGCTACTGGTCTATATTTCAGCAATGAGGCTCTATGCTTACTCCATGATTTTTATGTTACTAGTCATTTGACACAAGAACTACACATGCAGAAGTCAAAAAAGGATATTAGATTATCAATTTGATCATAACTTTGCAAGTATGTAGGCTAGTCCGCATATTGATGTACGGCATATGTATGCTTTATTGACTTAAAATTTCAatcaattaaaatatatttaattattggCAAAGGATATTGATAAGTGCCAGCATTCTATGAAGAAAACAACATTTAAATTTGAGTAAATACATATAGTTAGAAAAACAAGCATCCACATAAACATATATAATTTTGGAGTTGCAACACTCTAATTCACAACATATTATATCATGCAAAAGATTACAAACTCAAGTTTCTAAATGATTAACACAGTTTGGGACCAGTTGATAATTGCTATTGGGGCCCTAATGGAAAGAATGAAATGATAGAATTATTATTGGAAAATCAAGCTCTGTTTTTGTTCTTATGCAATTGGCTTTGGAACAAGAAGCGTAACAACTTCTACATATCATCAAAGATTGATTAATATAATAAGATATCAAACCAAGTTTACTGAAGGTCATCAATTCAAATCCCTCCAAGccaattattaattaattacccAACTCTGATGTCATCTTATACCTGTTATAGTCTCCAAATGGATGATTCAAGCTGCATGTGAGATATGTTAACCTAATATAAAATGTTAACCTATTTTCGGTTAActagcaaaataaaaaatatcaaatgcaTAACAGGTTATTTTGTTTAgtcactatggaaaatggtctaaAAAGTCATTATCCCTGTTTTATAATAGCTATGATAATAAAATAACATCCAAATAATTGCCTTTATTTAAATGGTtcattattaatatataaaatagaaaaaattatgGTATTTGTAACTTCAAGCACCCCTTTAAGATTATATTATGAAGACCATTATGCTACACCGATGATACTTTTGTAACATGGATGCATCAGATTTAACCTATTTTAGGACTTACCATAGTATAGATTCACTGGAATGAGCTACAGACTAAGAAATTTAGAAgtcatttctaaattttttaactTTAATTGATTGGATTGCATAGTCTTCTCTATTATCTAACTGCAACTGAAGGGATTGGTTTAAGATAATAAGAGTGAGATATCAATAAGAGTCATAATCTTTTCTCAAAGTCAACAAAAATAAGAGTTCTAaccatttttttaaaacaaagtaAAGAAGAGTCCTAGCTCTTATATAATAATTCTATCTACCTAAAAATAATCCCATTTCATGGCAATCATCCAAAAGCAATAGCAAGATAGCAAGATACCTATTCACTCATGCGAACATGCATATCTATTTGTAACAAAGGAAGTTGTAGAATTTATTTCAtgggtttcttttattttgatagATCTCTCCTTAAACATGGGCATACAATGATTTAATAAATTGGCAATTATGctaatctatatttttttttggcttagcTCTATTtattattgttgctggaaattggacccgggggcgaccattggctgggaaggaggagctccggcaagAGTGGTGGATGGCGGTACGTCGGAGGGCTGCGTCCTCCgagggacctgcaagaagcccgtggccggggtttccggcgctggccctccgatgcttaagtcagagggggctattgtaaagagggagagagattatCTCCTAAAGTTTTCAAAGTCCGGCCCCCTCTAAGAGAAAGAGGTTTTTCTTTTATAGGGGATACAGGGTTACCTATGATGTGATGGAGCAAgtgagttaccgtcatgattgagcacGATCGTGTGAGTTAATGCATTGCCATGGGAGATCAGGCTGGAACCAATGAGTCGTCATGAGTGATCGGACGTGGTTGAGTGAGTCAACTGGTTGTCGTGGAGAGCCTGAGATCCGTGGATAgcatgtgcattaattgttgagtgagccggagatctgcggagatcatgcgcattaattgttgagtaagccgaagATCCGTggaagccatgcgcattaattgctgaCAGTCGCTCAGGGCATGGTCCCTAGTTAATATGTCGTAGGGCGTGCTGCAACGTGTGAATCGGCAAAGTCGGTCTTTTGAGGTCGCTCGGCATTTTGAAGTCGAGGATGTCGAGGTCGggcgactcggggtcggacgcCTCGAGGTCGAGCGCCTggtcgggcgccaggtcggGAGCCTGGAGATCGGGCGCCTTGACGTCGGGCGCCTCCAGTCACATGCTGGCAGTGCGCTCACATGTTTCGAGGTaatccattttttttccaacactaccctccgactttcgagttcgagCCGCTTACGAGCTCGGGCGAGGAAAGTAGTTACCTTTATTGTACTAGTGGGGGCTAGGAAGCTTTAAATTATTCCGGCGCTTCGCGTGCTTTGGGGCATCTTTAATGAGAGGAGACAGGGCGACGCCCTTTCGTTTTTCAAGGTTGCTTCacatcgtgggctcatgatgaggTTGCGGGATCCGACGGGACGCCGACTCCATTCCGCTTCTGAGGTGTCGATCCAGGTTGGTATGTCGCTTCGATTTTCGGAGCTGACACGTGTCACGATCTGGACAGAAGGCGGAATCCGGTCTTgccgatctgggccgttgggtaggtctatataaacccttaTTCTGGCCCTAAGGGCTCTTGTTTGGCCGCCGCTGTTGTTGTTTCTTCTTctactttcttctctcttgttcTTCGATCTTCGTTTAGTTTCTTTCGGTGGTGCTCCGAGGCATTTTTCGGCGATCATCTTGACTTTCCACCTTTGGATCGTTGGCACTTTCGGTGGAAATCTTAGTAGGTGCTTCCCCCTCATTTGCTCGGAGGGTTTttgtcctcttttcttcttctttcttcttcttttttcttcttttttgagaTGGGTCGTGGTTTAGACGAAGTCGGGTCCACTTTGAGCGAGGAGGAGTTGGGAATGATCGAAGAGCGGTTTTTTCTTTAGCGCGGGTTTCGTCTTGAACCCGCGGGTCGGAGGATCGGATGATGAGGCCTCCCCCAAGTCGGATCGGGATGTACGTAGAGATACTCTGTGCCAACCTGCAATTTCCCTTGCATGGATTCGTGAACGAGCTCATGGCGACATACCAGCTTATCCCAgcgcagctcgctccgaacGCATGGAGGACCATCATCGGTTTTCTATCCCTTTGCCTTGCGCACGGGATACCGACCTCGGTAAACGTCTTCCGTCGGTGCTTCACGTTGAAGTCCAATCCGAAGGATGGGGAGTGGCTTTACCTCGCCCTTCGGGGTGGTAAGTCGCTCTTCCGGggtgctccttcctccattcatgggtggaaggagagatttttctttctttcctccgagCGCAAGTGGGGATTCGACCCCAGGTGGGGGCAGGCCCGGCTCAAGACCGCCAACAAGCTCCTCAGACTTTCAGAGAGCGAGCAGAAGACCCTCGACGCTCTTTACAGCCTCGAGAAGGACATTCTTCTGAACGATCTCATGAGCGAGGTGGCTTTGGTGAATGttggcttgagctcggcgcacCCGCAGGGTAAGAGTGGTTGTGTGGCTCTGTTCCATCGTCTTTTGTCTTATGAAAACGGACTTAAGCGGGGATGGTACGAGTGTTCGATTCAACTAAGTAGGGCGAACAGCCCCCTGCGAATCCGTAAATATTCGAGCATGCCGAAAATATAAAGGATGGTCCCCTATGCATTGAATTCTTTCCGGCCAGCTCTGCAAAGACGAATCGCCGGACTATAAGCCCCGATTGCACTGACTTGCGATCTTCGGATTGATGAACTGGTCGATGCCTATTCACCTTGTTttactttttctctcttctctttcttctctggtGACAACTTGACATCCGGGcttcttttttgtctttttagATATTCCGAGGATGGTGACCAGTAACGCAGTTCTGTACGCTCGGTACAAGAAAAGGGCGGCCGAGGCTGGCGGGGTTCCACTCGAGCCTACGAAGAAAGCTAAATCCTCGACGGGTGTGGCCACCGAAACGAGTGCCCCCGGGACCGAGACTTCCAACCCTGTCGGAAGGAGGTTCCTGGCACCGACCGTGCAGGCTCGAGCTCTGCAAGGACTTCTGCGGCCCTTGCTTGTCCAGCCCCTATCTCTCAGCGTTCCGATCGTTAGGTCGTCCGGTTGCGGTGCTCGGTCCCCAAGCCAGGGAGAGGCCTGGGGGTCCCGAGCTCATCTCCGCCGAGCTCGGCGAGACCCAATCTTCCGGGTCTTCAAGGGATGAGGCCCGTCCGGAGAGGAGGCCCCACTGCCCGGAGTGGGTCATCTTCGAGGGTGACTCGGCTTTTCACGACGGCCAAATAGCGCATCAGGTGTTCCGCGTCGCACTGCTTCCGGCCGATCGGGCCGAGTTCCAGGCTGCAGACATAAACAGCCTTATTGATGGGACCTACTGCTCCGCCATTCGGATAAGTTGGTTTTTTGCCTTAACCCCCATACTCGACTCTCGGTCTCGACTCACtcctttattttttcatttataGCATCTTCACGAGATCGATATGTTGATCTCTTTGGCGGCCGACTATCGAGATAAGGCTCGGAGGAGCCAGAGGGCGCAAGAGGAGGCCGAGAAGAGGCTTGGCGAAGCCGAGGCCTTGCGGAGGGAGGCCCTTACGAGGACGGAGGCCGCCGAGGTCGAGCTACGATCGGCGATTGcggagctcgaggaggagaaaGCCGCGCATTCTTTGGCCAGGTCAGAGGTGCGCGCCTCCGAGGCATGTCTAGCCGAGGCTCGTTATGCGATCGTCGGCTATCAACATGAGGCGGGGGTCGCCCGGCTGAAgatcgagcagctcgaggctCGAGAAAAGAGGGCTTTGGAGCAAGCCCAAAATGCGGTGTAACTCTTCCGGAAGTCGAAAAAGTTCCGCGACTTGATGGAGGAAGAGGCCATGGACAGACTTATCCGCGGCTTCGAGGACTTCCGGAGGCAAAAGCGGCGGATCTGCCCTCAGTATGATCTCGATAGTCTCCAGCCCGGCGGGAAGATCGTCGAAGGCGAGGACGAGCCCGAAGGtccggcggacggcggtgcagCCAACAGGACGCTTGCGGGCCCTGAGGCCGAGCAGGAAGCTGTCGAGGCTGGGGTTGAAGCGGTTGAGGAGACCGCTCAGGAAGCTTCCCCCGGAGAAGTTGCCGGAGGTGCTTCTGAAGGAGCGTCCGAAGTTGCTTCTGAGGCTGCTGGCGGCGTTCCGACCGAGGCTACTGTAAATGTGCCCGGATCGGTGGAGGTACCCGAGGAGGCTCCGACTGAAGATTTTGGGGTAATTGTTGTGGACGACCTGGAGGTCGATGCCGAAGCAGCCGCTGCCCCTTAGGACTTAGCCTCATTTTTCCttgctttttctttgttcttttgtaAACGAGGTCGACCTCTGTGGCCACTGTCCGGCCAAATGAGTCGACCTCAAGGTCAGATTTTGTACTCAGCCCTCGGACTTTTATTAATGAAATATCTTCTTTTCAGACTCTGCGAATGTTTGTGCCTGCTTTTGCATAGTCGATAAATTTTCATTTTGGCCGCTTGAGTTGGATTCCTGTCTGGCGCATTTCACCAAGTCTTTGAGCTCCACTGAGTCTTTAGACCTAGGCTCCTGTAGAATTCGGTAGAACTCGCCAAGTCTTCAAACTTCGCTTCTGGAGGAATTACGCTAAGGCTCTAGGCCTAGACTTTAGGAAGATTCGCTGAGTCCTTAGGCTCGGGCTTCGAAGAAGTCCTGCTAAGCCTTTAGGCTTATCTTCTGGAGAAATTTCGCCAAGTTCTTGGGCTCGGCTTCCAGAAGAAGCTTGTTGAAGCTTTTAGGCCTGTCCTCTGGAAAAATTTTGCCAAGGCCTTGGGCTCGGCTTCCAGAGGAAGCTTGTTGAAGCTTTGAGCTCGGGCTCAATGACAACATAGGCCGAGGCTAGGCTATTGTTGGAGCTTTTATGCTCTTTGATCTCGAACTTGGTCGAAGTGTCATCGGGCAGCACTTGAGTTCAAGGCCAGTGACTTGGCATTTCCGAGCTCGGCCAGGGCATCGTTGGGTAGAGCTCGAGGTCGTCGTTGCAGGCCGTCTCGGCTTAAGTCGATGTTCGGACTTAGCCCGGCTTTGTCCGGAGGAGTTTGGAGTAGGCGAAGGTCGAGCTGGAGATTGGTGGTAAGGAGCTCCCAGAGCTTGGCCGGGAGACTATGCGCGAGGTCAAGGGGAACTTGGTCCGCTGTTGACTTGGCGTTGCTCGgcgatgctttccgaggtcgagggagcttgggctcgctgtcgactcagcagAGCATCCCAACCATAGTCAGAGGATCGTGCGcgaggccgagggagcttgggctcgctgttgaCTTGGCGacgcttttcgaggtcgagggagcttgggctcgctgtcgactcatcggggcatcccgaccttagtcgagggatcgtgcacgaggccgagggagcttgggctcgctatcGACCAGGTAACGCTTCCCAAGGCCAAGGGAGCTTAGGCTCACTGTCGacttatcggggcatcccgaccttggtcaaGAAATCGTGCACGAGGCCGAGGGAGcatgggctcgctgtcgacttggtgacgctttccgaggtcgagagagCTTGAGCTTGCTGACGGCTtatcgaggcatcccgaccttagtcgagggatcgtgcacgaggccgagggagcttgggcacGCTGTCGGcttatcggggcatctcgacctcagtcgagggatcgtgcacGAGGTCAAGGAAGCTTGGGCTCACTGTTGACCTGGTGacactttccgaggtcgagggagcttgggctcgctgtcgactcatcggggcatcccgatcttggTCAGGgtctttgatggagatcgagaccGAGCTCAACGTTGCCGTAGCAAGGTATCCAAACTTGACTGGGGCATTCGAGCTTGGTCAgtcatccgagcttggtcggtcATTCGAGCTTGGTCGGTcatccgaacttggtcggtcatccgagcttggtcggtcatccgagcttggtcggtcatccgagcttggtcgggtatCCTGAAGTTCACAAGCATCCCAATATCAGGGAGAGTATGGAATAATTAAGGAAGAGCTGCGAATTAACATAAGAAGGGAATGAGAGTTGTGTTCCCAATCATCGAGGATCCCTAGGGGCTCTACTGATAATACATCCGAAGGTTTTCGGAATTCTAGCTTTGTGGAATGAGGGTCCCTTCAAGAGACTCCAGCTTGTATGCTTCGGGCCGCTGGACTCGAGCAACCCGATATGacccttcccagtttggggcatTATGCTACACCATTATGCTACACCATGATACTTTTGTAATGTGGATGCATCAGATTTAACCTATTTTAGGACTTACACAGTATAGATTCACTGGAATGAGCTGCAGACTGAGAAATTTAGAAGTCAAttgttttttctaaattttttaactTTAATTGATTGGACTGCATAGTCTTCTCTATTATCTAACTGCAACTGAAGGGATTGTTTTAAGATAATAAGAGTGAGATATCAATAAGACTTATAATCTTTTCTCAAAGTCAACAAAAATAAGAGTTCTAAccattttttaaaaacaaagtaAAGAAGAGTCCTAGCTCTTATATAATAATTCTATCTACTTAAAAATGATCCTATTTCATGGCAGTCATCCAAAAGCAATAGCAAGATAGCAAGATACCTATTCACTCATGCGaacatgcatatttatttgtAATAAAGGAATTTGTAGAATTTATTTCATGGGTCTCTTTTATTTTGATAGATCTCCCTTAAACATGGGCATAAAATGATTTAATAAATTTGGCAATTATGctaatctatatttttttttggcttagctatatttattatataatacaATTTTTATTTGCTCGAACTCAAATATTTTATGATTTACATCCAGAacacttttattttatttttttgttaattttttgtTTCCCCAAACACATGAAAAGCTTTGCAAGGGATATCTATGTGGCTTATCCTATGTTAAGCTCTTTTTTATTAATCAAAGACACAACTCTTGCTTTTATTGCTAGAGCAAAAGATAATTACTATACACCGCAAAAAATATTATGCCTGATATATGAGGAAAGTTACCTCCTCGAGCATTTTATCAAGAACAGAGAGAGCGTCTGATTCAATAAAATTAATCTTGTCCTCAACTCCCGCTTTTTGAATAAATGGCAGTCCTATCTCAAAGTTGGATCTGTTAATATCAATTGCTGTGACCTACAACAAAGTATGAACAAAAAAGATAAAGGGTCATGAACACTAAATTTTTATAGTTCAAGTTTTTCAAAGATATTCAAGATTGAGCATTGTTTTCTGACATGCATTCATAACTTCAATAATATTGTTTAATCATAAGTTTTTGCAAATTTGTTTAAATGTATCTTTTCTGAATAAACTCAAAATATAAccagttaaatgcaaaataagttgcgcgcacacacacatacatgtatataatatatatgtcgGTATGCATGTAGAAACATACATATCGACTAGACTATATATTAAAAATCTAATAGATCTTTTGATGTCTATAACCTCATACAAAACAATGGGAAGGTAATGTCCTTTTCATCCTTCACTTTGCTTTACTCTGGACTTTAGTTTTGCAAACAATGCCATTAAGCACATATTGAACATCAGTGATATATCCATTTAAAAGATTACACATTTAATTTAGCTTTTCTTTATCTATTTCTTACATGTGTTTTCAGAAATATATTAGTGGTTAGAGAATGGATTGGACGTCGTAGGTacccttttttttgtgtttcttgTTCAAGGACTAGGATGTTGTGTGTGTAAGGAGGCAGCTTATTAATGATTCAATATAATGTTTGCTCCTACCTAATTTGAATATCATATCATGTATTTTTGACATATTCATAAAATTGAGGCCAATTGTTGAATGTGTAAGAGATATCCTAAGGACCAAGTATCTCAATAGCAACCCTGTCTCcatcttttaataatatttaagaTCTAAAACACAAGATGAATGAGTAGTAAGCTATTTTTAGACCTGCTCTAATTCTGGAACAATAAGCTACTTGTACTTATGCACCTATTACAGATATGAAGTATAGGCGTCAAAGTTTTAGAGACTAAAGCAGGTGTCACTATATGCACTGAAAGTCCATAGAAGATACATATTTTCTATTCTAGATATTTTCAGGGGTTTAGATCAGAACTAGTAGTGTGATTTATCTTGGATGATCCATCATTGACTTGGTAATAATTATATCTTTTACCAATAATTTAATGTAGTATGACATCTGACTCTTTTGAAATGTGTTCTGGTTAGACTATAActataaattaaatttttagtaaatatttaaatattccaaATCAATGATGGATCATTTTAATCAAAAATCTGTTGGGGGTGATCATGATCTAGGTATTATAATAAATGCCTAAAACCCAAATATCATATGTTCCCATGGCCACATACCTATGCATAAAATAGGTAATGAAATTACTAGTAAACAGAAACAAGTGAACACGGCATTATTTTAATGTTGCTAAGGAGTTGAAAAACCTTGCCCTCCGCCGGTAATGCTAGTGCTGTCGCAAGGAGTGAATAACCTGTGAACACACCAAGCTCAAGTGTCTTCTTTGCATTCATGAGCTTTAGAAGTATAGAAAGATGTTGGCATTCCTCCGGAGGCACCATCCAGAAACGACTGCgacatcaaaaaataaaaaaataaaaaaataaaaaaagtgggCAGGGGAGGGTGGTCTAAATGCTAATTATAATCGACTCGCATAAGGTTAAGTATTAATAGATCGACAACTTTGAATAAGATAtatcatcatacaattcatttaATATAGTCAAAGTTCCCCATGCTGTCCTATGATGTATGCAGTTTCAATTTTAACCAGTCTTTAAATAGTTAATCTTATTTACCATTTGTTACACATAACTAGTTAAAGATTGAGATCTCCAGAAAAGTTAGTTAAAGAATTCACTAATCATCTGGATTTGGATTAGCTAAATTAGTCTGGCAATGTTACTTGAGGATACCAAATCAAAAGAAGGTCCAATATTAGTTTGAGGGTCATTATTAGACACACAATGTCTGATGAATGAAGAACAGTGAAATCAAACTATCATGACATAGTTAATATATTGGACGAATGTGATAGTAATTTCAGATCCACTTTATAGAATAAAGAATATATCTCGTTGGCTATTATACTCTAcaaaaaaagttcaaaaaaaaaagggatttctCACTGTTATAGGAATGATAAACAGGGGTAGGCTAGTGTTTCTTGGATCACAGATAAATCTTATTTTAAGCAAGTTAGCACATCAGAGCATCGGATTTTAATAACGCTCATGGTTTGTTTGGATATTCCTACAGGattggagattgttgacccatcAGCCATCTAGCTTCCATTTTTTAGGAACCAGTCAAACCTAGCCTCGATCCTAGCTTTTGGgctgcaagaagaaaaaaaagatcaaagaaaagaaaaatttatgaagtttttttttttctttccatagaATTTGAGCTAGGTAGAGTTTGGTTGATACAGGGTTATACTTAAATGGATGGCCCAATCTTAGAGGAATAGCTAAACAAGCCCTTAAATTACTTAATGGTGGCTTTTGAATACTTGACATCATACtgtaggctgcaaatgggttgggttgactCGTGCCCCACCCGTTcagacccgatccgacctgttTTAGAGGACCTGTGGGCCTGGATTTGATTCTAAAATTGGACTGGTTCTATTTGTAGGGTCAGGTCTAGGTTTCCTGAATTCTGACCCGATTCGATCCTATCTATTTGAAATTTAGGCAATTTTAGGTTTCTAATCCTACGATCCGACCCAAAAAGAAAGCTGCTATAATGTGATAGTTCTTCTGGCAATTCTCTCAGGTGCCCATGAAAAATGAGGTGAGGCTTATGGTCAAAAGCAATGCTGTTACAATCAGGATCATAGAATCACAATCTCTACATCATGCAAGGGGGAGTGGTTCCTGGTTCACAATGCAACAACAATGTTGTTAGCAAAGAGGCAGTCAACTTTTGGCGTAACGGGGCTCAGGACCACACCCTCGataatgtgtgtgtgtgtgtgatggcACAAGCATCTTCTGATAATGGTGATGTCTTCAAGTCCCTGTCCAAAACCGTTATTTAATATACCACAACAAAAATAGTTGTCTTTGTGTTTTCCTATCCATGTTTGAATGAATAGTTTGAAGACAAAATATAATGTGTTATAACATATACATTATTAGCTGATACCCGCTTCAATGGAGACTAACAAGAGATTTAGTGTGtgcattgttgctggaaattggacccgggggcgatcgtcggtcgaggagggggagcAGCGGGTGGACACAGGGGAgaggcggtccgtcggcgggcggcgtcctccgtctgggtgcctgcagaaaaagccggtggccggatcttctggcgccggccctccgatgcttgaGTCAAAGGGGGCCGATTGTGtttgataaaagaaaaggaaca
This window encodes:
- the LOC120107379 gene encoding norbelladine 4'-O-methyltransferase 2-like, translating into MAIPAGYVIHLLQNDALYKYILETSVYPREHEQLKALREATKKQDCRFWMVPPEECQHLSILLKLMNAKKTLELGVFTGYSLLATALALPAEGKVTAIDINRSNFEIGLPFIQKAGVEDKINFIESDALSVLDKMLEETLTGPFPFHLNTAKPSTILFIW